The nucleotide sequence ctgttggatttgaaaatttgcttaTAGGGACTCAAAAAGTAGTGGAGCTGTAGACCGTTTGACCACAAGTAAcgtatctctctctccctctctctcccccctaactttctctctcttaaattttaaatctttcTTCTTGAAATTAGAAGAAGGACTTGGCTTCTATATCATCTCACACCGCAACAAAAGGCCAGACAATGTTCTGAGCTCTCGTTCTACTACTTCTGCTTCTTGTTCTTCCACCGCTTCTTCTGTTCAGCTTTTTGTTTAAGCTCAACTTTATAAAGCTCATTTCACATTTACATATGTCCTAGAACTAGAAGTGCTTTTGGCTCAAGTGCTTAATTACCTAATAGCTAGCTGGTGTTAATTTCAAGTTGTGGGGTTGAGAGAATGAGTGTTTCTAAGTTCATTAAATGTGTCACTGTTGGTGATGGAGCTGTTGGGAAGACCTGTATGCTCATTTGTTACACCAGCAACAAGTTTCCCACTGTGAGTCTCGTAACTTTAAATATCCACCTAAAAAATGCTCTttgtttcctttgttttttttaattttttgaatatttcatGGGATTTCTGTCATAGATCAagctaaaactaaaaagaaaataaaaattacatccTCTATGTTTTTGTGGCAGGATTATGTACCAACAGTTTTTGACAATTTTAGTGCAAATGTTGCTGTTGATGGGAACATAGTGAACCTGGGGCTATGGGACACTGCAGGTAAATTTTGTGTTTTCCTTGCACCAAATTTTGCGTACGATAGACGTTTCCCCACCCTCACAAAGCGGGGAGCCTTATTGGCTTGGGGTTGCACTTTTAGTGTTGCTGATTTCTGGAAAGTTTGGAGATTggatttttggttaattttttttgagtttttacagATTACCCTTTattgtgttttgattttttaaggCCAGGAGGATTATAGCAGGTTGAGACCACTGAGTTATAGAGGTGCAGACATATTTGTGTTAGCTTTCTCCTTAATTAGTAGGGCAAGCTATGAGAACGTTCTTAAGAAGGTACTGATTCCATGGCTGATTATTCATTTGTGCTGACATAGATGCTTGGATTTGATGTTTTACCGACTAAGATACATACATTCTGGTATATTTTCGCAGTGGATGCCGGAACTTCGTAGGTTTGCTCCCAATGTTCCGATTGTTCTTGTTGGGACAAAGCTAGGTAAGGCAATAACTTGGCGATTTTGTTTCTCCGATGGCTTGTTAGCGTGTCTTTTAGGAGTATAATTTATCAGCATTTTTGCTTATATATTTCTCTGTGTTTAAGATATTCGTGAGGACATGGGGTACCTAGCTGATCATATGGGATCATCCAACATCATAACTTCTGCTCAGGTAATTGTTTCCGTTTGTTTCGGTTCTTCAACATTGTTGTTTCGATAAGGCATTTGTGTTCATGTGGAAGTGTCTAATTATGCTTAGCATGCAGGGTGAGGAGCTGAGAAAGCAAGTAGGTGCTGCAGCTTATATCGAGTGCAGCTCGAAAACTCAGCAGGTAGACAACTTAgaagaatataattaaaattcCCGGGATATTTCATGCCTAATGTTGTCAATGACACAATTATTTTGCCGAGCGTGATAAATTAGTATATGTTCTTGCTTGAAAAAGAATGCTTATTGACAAACTCTGCTTGATTTTGATTAGAATGTCAAAGCTGTTTTCGATACTGCGATTAAGGTTGTTCTTCAACCTCCGAGGAGGAAGGATATGGCTCAGAAGAAAAGGCGCCGGAGATCTGCTTGCTCAATTGCGTAAGTACTGCTTTCATACTGTGGTGTTTTATGTTACCCCAATAGTTTCTGTTCAACTCAAGGAATAATAACACGATGAGGTTTAGCCGTTCACGCAATGACAATAGTTTCATAAACcaaatcacaaaatcttattcgTTTTTGCGAATCACAAAATCTTACTTGAGTCGAGGATCTTGAACTCTGCCCTCAGCTTACAGATCGATATGTATCACTAGATAAACATGTCATCAGCGAAGTGAAAACGAGAAAAGAAACCAAACACCAACAGGACAAAAATGGTTAGAAACTTAGAATATGTGTCCTTCGATTCATTAAATGTTCGCTACCTGTGGTCCAAGGAGGTCATATGGCGAACTAATTAGGGATGAACATAACTATGCTGTCATATCCAAACATAGCCAAATAATTcctcaattaaaattttgaaacgaAAAGCAAAGACATCGAAAGTGACTAGGCATATAAGATGTGAGATGGTGTCGAGACTTGAGAATGACTGCTTAATCGTTGTCCTCTCCATTGATGGCATCACCCTAGTGAAGAGTTTATGATCGGTCTTATGGTAATCGTTTTCTTGAACTTTAAACGCAATTTACTGACATTTCGTTTACTAAAAAGAACACATTGCTCTTACTGATTGCAGGAGCATTGTGTGTGGAGGCTGTGATGCTTAGGACGAAGCCAAAGAATGCCAACCGCCTGCGGTCTGGAACGTAACGTTGTTTTATGCAGTTGCTTTTGGGGGTTTACTGGCTTAATCCTGACAGGCCATATATACTTATGTGTgtattgtgttttcaagtataTTAACTTAATCCGAAACATGTTCGTTTTTATTTTGCCAACTGAAAGCAGTGGGAAACGGAGGGAATTGTTCATTCTCTTCTGCATTGCtaccaagaaaatattttgttCTTCTGTTTAAGTGGCTCCGATTTACCCGCTAAATGTCACTGATTAGCACACATCTAGCCGTTTAATTCAGCAACGTATGTTATTCATGGACGCACTCAAGAATTTTCGTCCTGAAAGACCCTAATGAATGAGAGCAGAAGGAATTAGATGGATGAGTAATGGGTGTCTGGTAGAGAAATTATGAATGCAGTGGTCCTACTAGAAACACTGCAGGTCACCCATGTATCAATCTGCTCTCCACCATCCACCTTTATGATTTTAGCATTGCATTCATGGGTTCACCCGCAGAGAGAGACACTAGGACCAAGGCTGGCCTTTTTGGTTTTGCCAAGTTTTACAAGAAAATTATGCTACAGAGACCGTcattttgaattatattttgtaaactatatgatatggttgttgacaattgatttaattttttcattGAACTTGTAAGGAACTACCAACTTCTCccataaactttaattttaaccaattaaccttatgaatttatataattaaccaattttctctttaaattttatttctagtCTATTACcattgaacttttataattcgtcaattttttcttgaactttaattttataattgtaAAAAGGTAATTTTATACCTAATATGGACAACCTTTTGTTCATATTAGGAAATTGGCTGCTGTAATCAGCTAAAATTcaccaattataaaagttcagcaATGATCGGCTAAAGGTAAAATTATTGACCAAATGTAAAAGTTCAG is from Pyrus communis chromosome 10, drPyrComm1.1, whole genome shotgun sequence and encodes:
- the LOC137747706 gene encoding rac-like GTP-binding protein ARAC7 — translated: MSVSKFIKCVTVGDGAVGKTCMLICYTSNKFPTDYVPTVFDNFSANVAVDGNIVNLGLWDTAGQEDYSRLRPLSYRGADIFVLAFSLISRASYENVLKKWMPELRRFAPNVPIVLVGTKLDIREDMGYLADHMGSSNIITSAQGEELRKQVGAAAYIECSSKTQQNVKAVFDTAIKVVLQPPRRKDMAQKKRRRRSACSIASIVCGGCDA